A part of Vigna radiata var. radiata cultivar VC1973A chromosome 11, Vradiata_ver6, whole genome shotgun sequence genomic DNA contains:
- the LOC106776918 gene encoding hexokinase-3, whose amino-acid sequence MGRVVVGVAVTVAVATCAVAAVVVGRRVKSRRKWKKVANVVRELEEGCDTRVGRLRQVVDAMAVEMHAGLASEGGSKLKMLLTFVDNLPNGTEKGTYYALHLGGTNFRVLRVQLSGQPTSDLDNEVERQPIPQNVMTSTSEDLFDFIASSLKDFIAKEGDGSNISQGRRELGFTFSFPVKQMSVSSGILIKWTKGFSIVDMVGRDVAACLQEALIRNGLDVRVAALVNDTVGTLAVGHYHDPDTVAAIIIGTGTNACYLERVDAIIKCQGLLMSSGRMVVNMEWGNFWSSHLPRTSYDIDLDAASPNPNDQGFEKMISGMYLGDLVRRVILRMTLESDMFGPISPKLSMPFILRTPLMAAMHEDNTPDLREVARILNDIFEIPDVPLKARKIVVKVCDVVTRRAARLAAAGIVGILKKIGRDGSGGITGGRSRSDMKMKRTVVAIEGGLYSKYTLFREYLRDALNEILGEDIAKHVILKVTEDGSGIGAALLAASYSS is encoded by the exons ATGGGGAGAGTGGTCGTGGGGGTGGCGGTGACGGTGGCTGTGGCGACGTGTGCGGTTGCGGCGGTGGTGGTGGGGCGGAGAGTGAAAAGCCGGAGGAAGTGGAAGAAAGTGGCCAATGTGGTGAGGGAACTGGAGGAAGGGTGCGACACTAGGGTTGGTAGGTTAAGGCAAGTGGTGGATGCCATGGCCGTGGAGATGCACGCCGGGTTGGCATCTGAAGGTGGCTCAAAGCTCAAAATGCTTCTCACATTCGTCGATAATCTCCCAAATGg GACCGAGAAAGGAACATATTATGCACTTCATCTCGGGGGTacaaattttagggttttgcgGGTTCAATTAAGTGGTCAACCAACTTCAGACTTGGATAATGAAGTAGAACGACAACCCATTCCCCAAAATGTAATGACCAGCACAAGCGAG GACCTCTTTGATTTTATTGCATCTTCATTGAAGGATTTCATTGCCAAAGAAGGAGATGGTTCGAATATTTCACAGGGCAGAAGAGAACTTGGATTTACATTCTCCTTTCCTGTGAAGCAAATGTCTGTTTCCTCTGGCATTTTAATCAAATGGACGAAAGGGTTTTCCATTGTAGACATG GTAGGAAGAGATGTTGCAGCATGTTTGCAAGAAGCCTTGATACGGAATGGCCTAGATGTTCGGGTAGCTGCCTTG GTTAATGACACTGTTGGAACATTAGCAGTCGGGCATTATCACGATCCAGATACAGTTGCTGCAATTATAATTGGTACTGGTACAAATGCCTGTTATTTGGAACGAGTTGATGCTATTATCAAGTGCCAAGGTCTTCTTATGTCATCTGGCCGCATG GTTGTCAACATGGAATGGGGGAACTTTTGGTCATCTCACTTGCCAAGAACATCGTATGACATTGATTTGGATGCTGCTAGTCCTAATCCAAATGATCAG GGTTTTGAGAAAATGATATCTGGAATGTATCTTGGTGATTTAGTGAGGAGAGTCATTCTCAGGATGACATTAGAGTCCGATATGTTTGGACCTATTTCTCCAAAGCTTTCAATGCCTTTCATACTGAG GACTCCTTTGATGGCTGCCATGCATGAGGATAACACGCCTGACTTGAGAGAAGTAGCAAGAATTCTTAATGATATATTTGAG ATCCCTGATGTTCCTTTGAAGGCAAGAAAAATAGTGGTGAAGGTGTGTGATGTGGTGACTCGTAGAGCTGCTCGATTGGCGGCTGCTGGTATTGTTGGTATCTTGAAAAAGATTGGTAGGGACGGGAGTGGTGGCATCACAGGTGGACGGAGTAGAAGtgatatgaaaatgaaaagaacagTGGTGGCAATTGAAGGGGGATTGTATTCTAAATATACATTGTTTAGGGAGTACTTGCGTGATGCTCTAAATGAAATATTGGGGGAAGATATTGCCAAACACGTCATTCTAAAGGTCACCGAAGATGGATCTGGCATTGGGGCCGCACTGCTTGCTGCCTCCTATTCATCCTAA
- the LOC106777724 gene encoding beta-adaptin-like protein B codes for MSRNDSKYFSTTKKGEIPELKEELNSQYKDKRKDAVKKVIAAMTVGKDVSSLFTDVVNCMQTENLELKKLVYLYLINYAKSQPDLAILAVNTFVKDSQDPNPLIRALAVRTMGCIRVDKITEYLCDPLQRCLKDDDPYVRKTAAICVAKLYDINAELVEDRGFLESLKDLISDNNPMVVANAVAALAEIQENNSRPIFEISSHTLSKLLTALNECTEWGQVFILDALSRYKAADAREAENIVERVTPRLQHANCAVVLSAVKMILLQMELITSTDVVRNLCKKMAPPLVTLLSAEPEIQYVALRNINLIVQRRPTILAHEIKVFFCKYNDPIYVKMEKLEIMIKLASDRNIDQVLLEFKEYATEVDVDFVRKAVRAIGRCAIKLERAAERCISVLLELIKIKVNYVVQEAIIVIKDIFRRYPNTYESIIATLCESLDTLDEPEAKASMIWIIGEYAERIDNADELLESFLESFPEEPAQVQLQLLTATVKLFLKKPTEGPQQMIQVVLNNATVETDNPDLRDRAYIYWRLLSTDPEAAKDVVLAEKPVITDDSNQLEPSLLDELLANIATLSSVYHKPPDVFVTRVLSSAQRTEDEDYVEGSETGFSDANPANAPASPPTGRQLAPASATGAPATPPSVAPLPDLLGDLMGMDNSIVPVDQPATPSGPPLHILLPASTGQGLQISARLTRQDGQIFYSLLFENNSQVTLDGFMIQFNKNTFGLAAAGPLQVPQLQPGTSARTHLPMVTFQNMSQGPPSSLLQVAVKNNQQPVWYFNDKFSLHVFFTEDGRMERSSFLETWRSLPDSNEVSKDFPAIVIGSADATLERLAASNMFFIAKRKNANQDVFYFSAKLPKGIPFLIELTTVIGNPGVKCAIKSPSPEMSSLFFEAIETLLMG; via the exons ATGAGTAGGAACGATTCCAAATACTTCTCCACCACCAAGAAGGGTGAAATCCCTGAGCTCAAGGAAGAGCTCAATTCTCAGTACAAG GACAAAAGAAAAGACGCTGTCAAAAAAGTTATTGCAGCAATGACTGTTGGGAAGGATGTCTCATCATTGTTCACAGACGTAGTGAATTGCATGCAAACAGAAAATTTGGAGCTCAAAAAGTTAGTGTACTTATATCTGATAAATTATGCAAAGAGCCAGCCTGACCTAGCAATACTTGCTGTGAATACATTTGTTAAG GATTCACAAGATCCAAATCCTTTGATCCGCGCCTTAGCTGTACGTACAATGGGCTGCATTCGTGTTGATAAAATTACTGAATATCTGTGCGATCCCCTTCAAAGATGCCTGAAG GATGACGATCCATATGTTCGTAAGACAGCAGCTATTTGTGTTGCCAAACTTTATGATATAAATGCAGAGTTAGTTGAGGACAGGGGTTTTTTGGAGTCTCTGAAGGATTTGATATCTGATAACAATCCAATGGTTGTTGCTAACGCTGTTGCAGCACTTGCTGAAATTCAGGAAAACAATAGTAGACCTATTTTTGAGATCTCTAGTCACACTCTGTCAAAGCTCCTCACAGCTTTAAATGAATGTACAGA ATGGGGTCAAGTTTTCATATTAGATGCTCTTTCTAGATACAAGGCAGCTGATGCTCGTGAAGCTGAGAATATAGTGGAAAGAGTTACTCCTCGCTTACAGCATGCCAATTGTGCAGTTGTTCTGTCTGCTGTTAAG ATGATCCTTCTGCAAATGGAGCTTATCACCAGTACTGATGTGGTTCGGAATCTGTGCAAAAAAATGGCCCCTCCTCTTGTGACATTACTCTCTGCAGAACCTGAGATACAATATGTAGCACTGCGGAATATCAATCTTATAGTACAAAGAAGACCGACAATTCTTGCTCATGAAATTAAG GTTTTTTTCTGCAAGTACAATGATCCCATCTatgtaaaaatggaaaagtTAGAAATTATGATCAAACTTGCTTCAGACCGAAATATAGACCAG GTTTTGTTAGAATTTAAGGAGTATGCTACTGAAGTTGATGTGGATTTTGTAAGAAAGGCTGTTCGAGCAATTGGTCGCTGTGCCATCAAATTGGAGAGAGCTGCTGAAAGATGCATTAGTGTTTTGCTTGAGTTGATCaagataaaagtaaattacGTGGTTCAAGAGGCAATCATTGTTATCAAAGATATATTTAGAAGATATCCCAACAC TTATGAGTCCATAATTGCAACACTTTGCGAGAGCTTAGACACCTTGGATGAGCCAGAAGCAAAG GCATCAATGATCTGGATAATTGGTGAATATGCGGAAAGAATTGACAACGCAGATGAACTTCTTGAAAGTTTCTTGGAAAGTTTCCCCGAAGAACCTGCACAGGTCCAACTACAGTTGCTGACTGCTACTGTCAAACTTTTCTTGAAGAAGCCTACTGAGGGCCCCCAACAGATGATTCAG GTTGTTTTGAACAATGCCACTGTGGAGACAGATAATCCTGATTTGCGAGATCGTGCATACATATATTGGCGTCTCCTTTCTACTGATCCTGAG GCTGCTAAGGATGTTGTGTTAGCTGAGAAGCCTGTGATAACTGATGATTCAAATCAACTTGAACCTTCTCTACTTGATGAGCTTCTTGCTAACATTGCTACACTATCCTCTGTTTACCACAAGCCTCCAGATGTTTTTGTAACTCGTGTACTCTCTTCCGCTCAGAGAACAGAAGACGAAGATTATGTCGAGGGAAGTGAAACAGGGTTTTCTGATGCAAATCCTGCTAATGCTCCTGCATCACCACCTACCGGCAGGCAATTAGCACCTGCATCTGCAACAGGTGCACCAGCCACACCTCCATCTGTTGCACCTCTGCCAGATTTACTTGGCGATTTGATGGGTATGGATAATTCTATTGTTCCTGTTGATCAACCAGCTACTCCTTCTGG GCCTCCACTACATATTTTACTGCCTGCTTCAACTGGTCAGGGGTTACAAATTAGTGCACGGCTGACTAGACAAGATGgtcaaatattttatagtttgttGTTTGAGAACAACAGTCAGGTTACTCTTGATGGCTTCATGATTCAATTTAACAAGAACACATTTGGTCTTGCAGCTGCTGGACCCCTGCAG GTTCCACAGCTGCAACCTGGAACGTCAGCTAGGACACACCTCCCTATGGTTACATTCCAGAACATGTCACAAGGTCCTCCTAGCTCACTTTTACAGGTTGCTGTAAAAAACAATCAACAACCTGTGTGGTATTTCAATGATAAATTCTCGTTACATGTATTCTTTACCGAGGATGGTAGAATGGAACGTTCCAGTTTTCTAGAG ACATGGAGGTCCCTTCCTGATTCAAACGAGGTTTCCAAGGACTTCCCAGCCATTGTGATTGGCAGTGCAGACGCAACTCTGGAACGACTGGCTGCGTCAAACATGTTCTTCATTGCAAAGCGCAAGAATGCTAATCAGGACGTGTTTTACTTCTCCGCTAAACTCCCTAAAGGGATACCATTCTTAATTGAACTTACCACAGTTATTGGAAACCCTGGCGTCAAATGTGCAATCAAGTCTCCAAGCCCTGAAATGTCATCACTTTTCTTCGAAGCCATCGAGACTCTTCTCATGGGTTAA
- the LOC106777117 gene encoding THUMP domain-containing protein 1 homolog: MAPKGKTDAAAAADNGRKRRRYLPHNKAVKKGSYPLRPGVQGFFITCDGGREHQASREALNILDSFYEELVGGEHSSVKELPSKPLNKKITFADSDSSSSEDDDDDDNVEEEQQEGDEAKADKKPKLDTFNDDNVGLDGGAGGESDPCKVDEPHTQALDKHSEGKGDIDNIKTTEVIADELPAVKECSKTNVEEKSIDKLIEEELKELGDKNKRRFVKLDSGCNGVVFVQMRKKDGDRSPKDIVHRIVTSAASTRKHMSRFILRILPIEVSCYASKEEISKAMKPLVEQYFPVETQNPHKFAVLYEARANTGVDRMEIIDAVAKSVPGPHKVDLKNPDKTIVVEIAKTVCLIGVIEKYKEFSKYNLRQLTS; encoded by the exons ATGGCGCCCAAAGGTAAAACCGATGCAGCCGCCGCCGCTGACAATGGCAGAAAAAGAAGACGCTATCTTCCTCATAAC AAAGCAGTGAAGAAGGGTTCGTATCCTCTGCGGCCTGGCGTGCAAGGCTTTTTCATCACTTGCGACGGCGGAAGGGAACACCAAGCCTCTCGAGAAGCTCtcaatattcttgattct TTTTATGAAGAGCTAGTTGGCGGGGAACATTCAAGTGTAAAGGAATTACCCAGCAAAcccttaaataaaaaaatcacgtTTGCAGATTCTGACTCTTCCAGtagtgaggatgatgatgatgatgataatgttgaGGAGGAGCAGCAGGAGGGGGATGAGGCAAAGGCCGACAAAAAGCCCAAATTGGATACTTTTAATGATGACAATGTTGGTCTTGATGGTGGAGCTGGTGGAGAATCAGATCCTTGTAAAGTTGATGAACCACACACTCAGGCATTAGATAAACATAGTGAGGGTAAAGGAGACATTGATAATATTAAGACTACAGAAGTGATAGCTGATGAACTACCAGCTGTGAAAGAGTGCAGCAAAACAAACGTGGAAGAGAAGTCTATTGATAAGTTAATTGaagaagaattgaaagaattgggAGACAAGAATAAG aGACGGTTTGTCAAGCTTGATTCTGGTTGTAATGGTGTGGTATTTGTTCAAATGAGGAAGAAAGATGGAGATAGAAGCCCCAAGGATATAGTTCATCGGATAGTGACATCAGCAGCATCAACAAGGAAACATATGTCTAG GtttattttgagaattttgCCAATTGAAGTCTCATGTTACGCTTCAAAGGAGGAAATTTCAAAAGCAATGAAGCCTCTTGTGGAACAGTACTTCCCCGTGGAAACTCAAAATCCACACAAG TTTGCTGTACTGTATGAGGCTCGGGCGAATACGGGTGTGGACAGGATGGAAATCATTGATGCTGTGGCAAAGTCAGTTCCTGGACCCCATAAAGTTGATCTAAAAAATCCTGACAAAACAATAGTAGTTGAAATTGCTAAG ACTGTGTGCTTGATCGGGGTCATTGAGAAATACAAGGAGTTTTCCAAGTACAATCTGAGGCAGTTAACATCATAA
- the LOC106778000 gene encoding dynamin-related protein 5A — protein sequence MDNLISLVNKIQRACTALGDHGEASALPTLWDSLPAIAVVGGQSSGKSSVLESVVGKDFLPRGSGIVTRRPLVLQLHKIEEGAREYAEFLHLPRKRFTDFAAVRKEIQDETDRETGRTKQISSVPIHLSIYSPNVVNLTLIDLPGLTKVAVEGQPDSIVQDIENMVRSYIEKPNCIILAITPANQDLATSDAIKISREVDPTGERTFGVLTKIDLMDKGTDAVDMLEGRAYRLKYPWVGVVNRSQADINKNVDMIAARRREREYFSNTPEYKHLAHRMGSEHLAKMLSKQLEAVIKSKIPGIQSLISKTIAELEAELSRLGKPIAADEGGKLYSIMEICRSFDQIFKEHLDGVRPGGDKIYNVFDNQLPAALKRLQFDKQLSMENIRKRITEADGYQPHLIAPEQGYRHLIESSLTTVRGPAEAAVDAVHSLLKDLVHKAISETLDLKQYPGLRVEVGNAAIDSLEKMREESKKAALQLVDMECGYLTVDFFRKIPQDVDKGGNPTHSIFDRYNDSYLRRIGTNVLSYVNMVCASLRHSIPKSIVYCQVREAKRGLLDHFFTELGKIEPKRLSSLLNEDPAIMERRSALAKRLELYRSAQAEIDAVAWSK from the exons ATGGATAACCTAATTTCTTTGGTGAACAAAATTCAGAGGGCTTGCACTGCTTTAGGCGATCATGGCGAAGCAAGTGCGTTGCCGACTCTCTGGGACTCTCTTCCCGCCATAGCTGTCGTCGGTGGGCAG AGCTCTGGAAAGTCTTCAGTGCTTGAAAGTGTTGTTGGCAAGGATTTCTTACCTCGTGGATCGG GAATTGTTACCCGGCGACCCCTTGTTTTGCAGCTTCACAAGATTGAGGAGGGTGCCAGAGAGTATGCTGAATTTCTTCACCTTCCAAGGAAGAGGTTCACCGATTTCG CTGCTGTGAGAAAGGAAATTCAAGATGAAACCGATAGGGAGACTGGACGAACAAAACAGATTTCAAGTGTCCCCATTCATCTTAGTATATATTCTCCCAatg TTGTTAACTTGACACTCATTGATCTTCCTGGCCTTACAAAGGTAGCTGTAG AGGGCCAACCAGATAGCATTGTCCAAGATATTGAGAATATGGTTCGCTCCTACATTGAGAAG CCAAACTGTATAATTTTGGCAATTACACCAGCCAATCAAGATCTTGCAACATCGGATGCAATTAAAATATCCCGTGAAGTGGATCCCACTG gaGAAAGAACATTTGGAGTCTTGACAAAGATTGATCTTATGGACAAGGGTACTGATGCGGTTGAT ATGTTGGAAGGGAGAGCTTATAGATTAAAATATCCCTGGGTTGGTGTTGTCAATAGATCGCAAGCGGATATTAACAAGAACGTTGACATGATTGCTGCTAGACGTAGAGAAcgtgaatatttttctaataccCCTGAATATAAGCACCTTGCTCACAGAATGGGTTCTGAGCATCTAGCAAAGATGCTTTCAAAG cAATTGGAGGCAGTAATCAAGTCCAAAATTCCTGGTATTCAGTCTCTTATTAGTAAAACAATTGCTGAACTTGAAGCTGAACTGAGTCGTCTGGGAAAGCCTATTGCAGCTGATGAAGGG GGAAAGTTGTATTCAATCATGGAAATATGCCGCTCATTTGATCAAATATTCAAAGAACATCTTGATGGCGT GCGACCTGGAggtgataaaatttataatgtcTTTGACAATCAGCTGCCTGCTGCTTTAAAAAGGCTGCAGTTTGATAAACAACTTTCAAtggaaaatataagaaaacgTATTACAGAGGCTGATGGGTATCAACCTCATCTAATAGCTCCAGAACAAGGATATCGCCATCTCATTGAATCTTCTCTAACTACTGTCAGGGGTCCAGCTGAGGCAGCTGTTGATGCG GTTCATTCCCTATTAAAGGATCTAGTTCACAAAGCTATTAGCGAGACTCTG GACTTGAAGCAATATCCTGGTCTACGTGTTGAGGTTGGAAATGCAGCCATCGATTCACTAGAAAAAATGAGAGAGGAAAGCAAAAAAGCAGCACTACAGCTAGTTGATATGGAGTGTGGCTATTTGACGGTTGATTTCTTCCGAAAGATTCCTCAAGATGTTGACAAGGGTGGCAATCCCACACATTCAATTTTTGATAGATATAACGATTCATATCTTAGGCGAATTG GAACCAATGTTCTGTCTTATGTCAATATGGTCTGTGCAAGTCTTCGGCATTCAATTCCCAAGTCAATTGTCTATTGTCAAGTGCGGGAAGCCAAACGAGGCCTTCTCGATCACTTCTTCACTGAACTAGGCAAAATTGAG CCCAAGCGTCTGTCCTCATTGCTCAATGAGGATCCTGCAATAATGGAAAGACGAAGTGCCCTTGCAAAGAGGCTTGAGTTATATCGGAGTGCACAAGCTGAGATCGATGCGGTTGCATGGTCTAAGTAG